Proteins encoded in a region of the Polyodon spathula isolate WHYD16114869_AA chromosome 9, ASM1765450v1, whole genome shotgun sequence genome:
- the LOC121320765 gene encoding Golgi pH regulator-like isoform X2: MRLTRCCSLTWARNSMMLLSRYFHWKVNLYVILLVLIFVVPFYIGYFVVSNIRLLQRQKLLFACVVWFTFMYFFWKLGDPFPILSPKHGILSIEQLISRVGVIGVTLMALLSGFGAVNCPYTYMSYFLRNVTDSDILALERRLLQTMDMIVSKKKRIAMTRRMMYQRGDDHKKQTGFWGMIKSVTSSPPGSENLSLIQQEVDALEELSRQLFLETVDLHATKERIEYSKTFQGKYFNFLGYFFSIYCVWKIFMATINIVFDRVGKTDPVTRGIEITVNYLGIQFDVTFWSQHISFILVGIIIVTSIRGLLITLTKFFYAISSSKSSNVIVLVLAQIMGMYFVSSVLLMRMSMPLQYRTIVTEVLGELQFNFYHRWFDVIFLVSALSSILFLYLAHKQAPEKHMTL; the protein is encoded by the exons ATGAGGCTTACACGCTGCTGTTCCCTAACCTGGGCCCGCAACTCTATGATGTTGCT TTCTAGGTATTTCCACTGGAAAGTGAACCTGTATGTCATTCTGCTTGTCCTCATCTTTGTAGTGCCTTTCTACATTGGATACTTTGTGGTCAGCAACATCCGATTGC TACAGAGACAAAAGCTGCTGTTTGCTTGTGTGGTCTGGTTTACCTTCATGTATTTCTTCTGGAAGCTTGGAGATCCATTTCCCATTCTTAGTCCAAAGCATG GAATCCTGTCTATTGAACAGCTGATCAGCCGTGTTGGAGTTATCGGGGTGACACTAATGGCTCTGCTGTCTGGTTTTGGTGCAGTGAATTGCCCTTATACCTATATGTCATATTTTTTAAG GAACGTAACAGACAGTGACATACTTGCACTGGAGAGGAGACTGCTTCAGACAATGGACATGATTGTCAGCAAAAAGAAGAG GATCGCAATGACAAGAAGAATGATGTACCAGCGTGGTGACGACCACAAGAAGCAAACAGGTTTCTGGGGGATGATAAAGAGTGTCACGTCTTCACCCCCTGGCAGTGAGA ACCTCTCTCTGATTCAGCAGGAGGTGGATGCTCTGGAGGAGCTGAGTCGACAGCTTTTCTTAGAAACAGTGGACCTCCATGCcaccaag GAAAGAATAGAATATTCCAAAACATTTCAAGGAAAATACTTCAACTTTCTTGGTTACTTCTTCTCCATCTACTGCGTCTGGAAGATCTTTATG GCCACTATTAACATTGTGTTTGATCGTGTGGGAAAGACAGACCCAGTAACGCGTGGAATAGAGATCACTGTCAACTACCTAGGCATACAGTTTGAT GTAACATTCTGGTCCCAACATATCTCTTTTATTCTAGTTGGAATCATTATTGTTACATCAATTCGAGGCTTGTTAATAACACTCACTAAG TTCTTCTATGCCATCTCAAGCAGCAAATCCTCTAATGTCATCGTGCTTGTTCTTGCACAAATTATG GGgatgtattttgtttcttctgttCTGCTGATGAGAATGAGCATGCCTCTGCAGTATAGGACTATCGTTACTGAGGTGCTTGGGGAGCTGCAGTTCAATTTCTATCACCGCTGGTTTGATGTCATATTCCTGGTCAGCGCACTCTCCAGTATCTTATTTCTCTACCTAGCCCACAAGCAAGCACCTGAGAAGCACATGACTTTGTGA
- the LOC121320765 gene encoding Golgi pH regulator-like isoform X1 — protein sequence MSFLVDSVIMFTSQVLFFGFGWLFFMRRLFKDYEVRQYVVQVVFSVTFAFSCTMFELIIFEILGVLSSISRYFHWKVNLYVILLVLIFVVPFYIGYFVVSNIRLLQRQKLLFACVVWFTFMYFFWKLGDPFPILSPKHGILSIEQLISRVGVIGVTLMALLSGFGAVNCPYTYMSYFLRNVTDSDILALERRLLQTMDMIVSKKKRIAMTRRMMYQRGDDHKKQTGFWGMIKSVTSSPPGSENLSLIQQEVDALEELSRQLFLETVDLHATKERIEYSKTFQGKYFNFLGYFFSIYCVWKIFMATINIVFDRVGKTDPVTRGIEITVNYLGIQFDVTFWSQHISFILVGIIIVTSIRGLLITLTKFFYAISSSKSSNVIVLVLAQIMGMYFVSSVLLMRMSMPLQYRTIVTEVLGELQFNFYHRWFDVIFLVSALSSILFLYLAHKQAPEKHMTL from the exons ATGTCATTTCTTGTTGACTCCGTAATTATGTTCACATCCCAG gtgctgttttttggttttgggtGGCTGTTCTTTATGCGGCGGTTATTCAAAGATTATGAG GTTCGACAGTATGTGGTGCAAGTTGTCTTCTCTGTGACCTTTGCATTCTCCTGTACCATGTTTGAACTTATTATCTTTGAGATACTGGGAGTTTTAAGCAGCAT TTCTAGGTATTTCCACTGGAAAGTGAACCTGTATGTCATTCTGCTTGTCCTCATCTTTGTAGTGCCTTTCTACATTGGATACTTTGTGGTCAGCAACATCCGATTGC TACAGAGACAAAAGCTGCTGTTTGCTTGTGTGGTCTGGTTTACCTTCATGTATTTCTTCTGGAAGCTTGGAGATCCATTTCCCATTCTTAGTCCAAAGCATG GAATCCTGTCTATTGAACAGCTGATCAGCCGTGTTGGAGTTATCGGGGTGACACTAATGGCTCTGCTGTCTGGTTTTGGTGCAGTGAATTGCCCTTATACCTATATGTCATATTTTTTAAG GAACGTAACAGACAGTGACATACTTGCACTGGAGAGGAGACTGCTTCAGACAATGGACATGATTGTCAGCAAAAAGAAGAG GATCGCAATGACAAGAAGAATGATGTACCAGCGTGGTGACGACCACAAGAAGCAAACAGGTTTCTGGGGGATGATAAAGAGTGTCACGTCTTCACCCCCTGGCAGTGAGA ACCTCTCTCTGATTCAGCAGGAGGTGGATGCTCTGGAGGAGCTGAGTCGACAGCTTTTCTTAGAAACAGTGGACCTCCATGCcaccaag GAAAGAATAGAATATTCCAAAACATTTCAAGGAAAATACTTCAACTTTCTTGGTTACTTCTTCTCCATCTACTGCGTCTGGAAGATCTTTATG GCCACTATTAACATTGTGTTTGATCGTGTGGGAAAGACAGACCCAGTAACGCGTGGAATAGAGATCACTGTCAACTACCTAGGCATACAGTTTGAT GTAACATTCTGGTCCCAACATATCTCTTTTATTCTAGTTGGAATCATTATTGTTACATCAATTCGAGGCTTGTTAATAACACTCACTAAG TTCTTCTATGCCATCTCAAGCAGCAAATCCTCTAATGTCATCGTGCTTGTTCTTGCACAAATTATG GGgatgtattttgtttcttctgttCTGCTGATGAGAATGAGCATGCCTCTGCAGTATAGGACTATCGTTACTGAGGTGCTTGGGGAGCTGCAGTTCAATTTCTATCACCGCTGGTTTGATGTCATATTCCTGGTCAGCGCACTCTCCAGTATCTTATTTCTCTACCTAGCCCACAAGCAAGCACCTGAGAAGCACATGACTTTGTGA